One genomic segment of Micromonospora sp. WMMC415 includes these proteins:
- the purS gene encoding phosphoribosylformylglycinamidine synthase subunit PurS, which translates to MPRVVVDVMLKPEILDPQGQAVANALPRLGVSDVASVRIGRRIEIEFTGEPDLDRAREIADKLLANPVIEDFTVRLVEADETVDARS; encoded by the coding sequence GTGCCTCGCGTCGTCGTCGACGTCATGCTCAAGCCCGAGATCCTCGATCCGCAGGGCCAGGCCGTCGCAAACGCGCTGCCCCGGCTCGGCGTCAGCGACGTCGCCTCCGTCCGGATCGGCAGGCGGATCGAGATCGAGTTCACCGGTGAACCGGACCTGGACCGCGCTCGGGAGATCGCCGACAAGTTGCTCGCCAACCCGGTCATCGAGGACTTCACCGTCCGCCTGGTCGAGGCCGACGAGACCGTGGACGCCCGCTCGTGA
- a CDS encoding YbjQ family protein, giving the protein MVGGAPAVRAARFFSIRPGEQGSRWAPRSADSIGNVLVVTTDQLPGYEIRQILGEVVSSMARTRNPYREGVKNLRGGAYDPMAPDNLTRWRTDSVARLGEEARRLGANAVIGMRFDSRDCGEMWMEICAYGTAVIVVPKVPDVMPPDQPLVAAETAHEGEFAEEPGGIAEPASAPNLRTAAETPTRDS; this is encoded by the coding sequence ATGGTCGGCGGAGCGCCGGCCGTCCGCGCCGCGCGGTTTTTCAGCATCCGACCAGGTGAACAGGGCTCACGTTGGGCCCCACGATCGGCTGACAGCATCGGAAACGTGCTGGTCGTGACGACGGATCAACTTCCCGGCTACGAGATCCGCCAGATCCTCGGCGAGGTGGTCTCCTCGATGGCCAGGACGCGGAACCCGTACCGCGAGGGCGTGAAGAATCTGCGCGGCGGCGCGTACGACCCGATGGCGCCGGACAACCTGACCCGCTGGCGCACCGACTCGGTGGCCCGGCTCGGTGAGGAGGCCCGCCGGCTGGGCGCGAACGCGGTGATCGGCATGCGGTTCGACAGTCGGGACTGCGGCGAGATGTGGATGGAGATCTGCGCGTACGGCACGGCGGTGATCGTCGTACCCAAGGTTCCCGACGTCATGCCCCCCGACCAGCCGCTGGTCGCCGCGGAGACGGCCCACGAGGGCGAGTTCGCGGAGGAGCCGGGCGGCATCGCCGAACCGGCCAGCGCCCCGAACCTCCGCACAGCCGCCGAAACCCCCACCCGCGATTCCTGA
- a CDS encoding DUF1986 domain-containing protein → MRIRSLVAVLATAVAGVLGASSGAVANPTPTPYIIGGGYVSSAPWAAAVFSNGSFTCSGTIIAPQWVLTARHCLGGTMSVRVGSVYRSSGGVTRTVSATYGRYDLALMRLSSSVSTSYVTLASSNPPIGSTNSIYGWGMTCYSGCSASSQLKTASVRVTSNSASDAYGGQAIRSTRINGNAWRGDSGGPQFYNGRQVGVASTADGSSIQNYGSVAYNRAWITSVAGV, encoded by the coding sequence ATGCGCATCCGATCCCTGGTCGCGGTCCTCGCCACCGCGGTGGCCGGCGTGCTCGGCGCCAGCTCCGGCGCCGTCGCCAACCCGACACCCACGCCCTACATCATCGGGGGTGGCTACGTCTCGTCGGCGCCGTGGGCCGCCGCGGTGTTCAGCAACGGCTCGTTCACCTGCTCGGGCACGATCATCGCCCCGCAGTGGGTGCTCACCGCCCGGCACTGCCTCGGCGGGACGATGTCCGTCCGGGTCGGCAGCGTCTACCGCTCCTCCGGCGGCGTCACCCGCACCGTGAGCGCCACCTACGGCCGGTACGACCTGGCCCTGATGCGGCTGTCCAGCTCGGTGAGCACCAGCTACGTCACGCTCGCCAGCAGCAACCCGCCGATCGGCTCGACGAACTCGATCTACGGCTGGGGCATGACCTGCTACAGCGGCTGCTCCGCCTCCAGCCAGCTCAAGACCGCCAGCGTCCGGGTCACCAGCAACAGCGCCAGCGACGCGTACGGCGGGCAGGCCATCCGGAGCACCCGGATCAACGGCAACGCGTGGCGGGGCGACTCGGGCGGCCCGCAGTTCTACAACGGCCGCCAGGTGGGCGTCGCCTCGACCGCCGACGGCTCCAGCATCCAGAACTACGGCAGTGTCGCGTACAACCGGGCCTGGATCACCTCGGTGGCCGGTGTCTGA
- the purQ gene encoding phosphoribosylformylglycinamidine synthase subunit PurQ, with translation MTARVGVVTFPGSLDDGDAARAVRIAGAEPVRLWHGDPQLHGVDAVVLPGGFSYGDYLRCGAIARFAPVMETIVDAARGGLPVLGICNGFQVLCEAHLLPGALTRNQHLHFRNRDQVLRIESAGTAWTNAFQPGQEVLIPVKNGEGCYVADTATLDQLEAEGRVVARYVGGNPNGSQRDIAAITNAAGNVVGIMPHPEHAVEALTGPSLDGLGFFTSVLKHLVGAPA, from the coding sequence GTGACCGCCCGGGTCGGTGTGGTCACGTTCCCCGGATCGCTCGACGACGGGGACGCCGCCCGGGCCGTCCGGATCGCCGGAGCCGAGCCGGTCCGCCTCTGGCACGGTGACCCGCAGCTGCACGGGGTGGACGCGGTCGTCCTGCCCGGCGGCTTCTCCTACGGCGACTACCTGCGGTGCGGTGCGATCGCCCGGTTCGCCCCGGTCATGGAGACGATCGTGGACGCCGCCCGGGGCGGCCTGCCGGTGCTCGGCATCTGCAACGGCTTCCAGGTCCTCTGCGAGGCCCACCTGCTGCCCGGCGCGCTGACCCGCAACCAGCACCTGCACTTCCGCAACCGCGACCAGGTCCTCCGGATCGAGTCGGCCGGCACCGCGTGGACGAACGCGTTCCAGCCCGGCCAGGAGGTGCTCATCCCGGTCAAGAACGGCGAGGGCTGCTACGTCGCCGACACCGCGACGCTGGACCAGCTCGAGGCCGAGGGCCGGGTCGTCGCCCGCTACGTCGGGGGCAACCCCAACGGGTCCCAGCGCGACATCGCCGCCATCACCAACGCCGCCGGCAACGTGGTCGGCATCATGCCGCACCCGGAGCACGCGGTGGAGGCGCTCACCGGCCCCTCCCTGGACGGCCTCGGCTTCTTCACCTCGGTGCTCAAGCACCTGGTGGGGGCCCCGGCGTGA